From Streptomyces sp. NBC_01551:
CGACCGTACGATCGACGCGAGCGGGAAGTACGTCATCCCCGGCGGCGTCGACGCGCACACCCACATGGAGCTGCCCTTCGGCGGCACCGCCGCCTCCGACACCTTCGAGACGGGCACCCGGGCCGCCGCCTGGGGCGGCACCACCACCATCGTCGACTTCGCCGTGCAGAGCATGGGCCAGGCCCTGCGCCAGGGGCTCGACACCTGGTACGCCAAGGCCGACGGCAACTGCGCCATCGACTACGCCTTCCACATGATCCTCTCGGACGTCAACGAGGGGACCCTGAAGGAGATGGACCACCTGGTGGGGGAGGGGATCACCTCCTTCAAGCTGTTCATGGCCTACCCCGGCGTCTTCTACAGCGACGACGGGCAGATCCTGCGCGCCATGCAGCGGGCCTCCGGCAACGGCGGGCTGATCATGATGCACGCCGAGAACGGCATCGCGATCGACGTCCTCGTCGAGCAGGCCCTGGCCCGCGGCGAGACCGACCCCCGCCACCACGGCGAGGTCCGCAAGGTCCTCCTCGAAGCCGAGGCCACCCACCGGGCCATCCAGCTCGCCCGGGTGGCCGGCTCCCCGCTGTACGTCGTCCACGTCTCGGCCGAGGAGGCGGTGGCCGAGCTCGCCGCCGCCCGCGACAAGGGCCTGCCGGTCTTCGGCGAGACCTGCCCGCAGTACCTGTTCCTGTCCACCGACAACCTCGCGGAGCCCGACTTCCAGGGCGCCAAGTACGTCTGCTCCACCCCGCTGCGGCCCAGGGAACACCAGGCCGCGCTCTGGCGGGGCCTGCGGACCAACGACCTCCAGGTGGTCTCCACCGACCACTGCCCCTTCTGCTTCCGCGGCCAGAAGGAGCTCGGCCGCGGCGACTTCTCGAAGATCCCGAACGGGCTGCCGGGCGTGGAGAACCGGATGGACCTCCTGCACCAGGCCGTCCTGGACGGGCACATCAGCCGCCGCCGCTGGATCGAGATCGCCTGCGCAAGCCCGGCCCGGATGTTCGGCCTCTACCCGCAGAAGGGCACCATCGCGCCGGGCGCCGACGCCGACATCGTCCTCTACGATCCGCACGCCGAGCAGGTCATCTCCGCCGAGACGCACCACATGAACGTGGACTACTCGGCGTACGAGGGCAAGCGGATCACCGGACGCGTCGACACCGTTCTCTCGCGCGGCGAACTCGTCGTCGACCGGCGCGAGTACACCGGCCGGGCCGGCCACGGCGTCTTCGTCGCCCGCTCCACCTGCCAGTACCTGTAAGGGCCGAGAGCCACCGCAGCAAGG
This genomic window contains:
- the hydA gene encoding dihydropyrimidinase, producing the protein MSPRTLIRGGLVITAADELHADVLIEDGRVAALAAHGSAAAEAWTADRTIDASGKYVIPGGVDAHTHMELPFGGTAASDTFETGTRAAAWGGTTTIVDFAVQSMGQALRQGLDTWYAKADGNCAIDYAFHMILSDVNEGTLKEMDHLVGEGITSFKLFMAYPGVFYSDDGQILRAMQRASGNGGLIMMHAENGIAIDVLVEQALARGETDPRHHGEVRKVLLEAEATHRAIQLARVAGSPLYVVHVSAEEAVAELAAARDKGLPVFGETCPQYLFLSTDNLAEPDFQGAKYVCSTPLRPREHQAALWRGLRTNDLQVVSTDHCPFCFRGQKELGRGDFSKIPNGLPGVENRMDLLHQAVLDGHISRRRWIEIACASPARMFGLYPQKGTIAPGADADIVLYDPHAEQVISAETHHMNVDYSAYEGKRITGRVDTVLSRGELVVDRREYTGRAGHGVFVARSTCQYL